AAGGTCAGAATCTTTATCTTCAGTAGAACCTAATATTCTTCTAACAGGAGCAGATGAACTATAACGACGACTCTACACCGGCAGTCTGCGACTCCTGCCTTGGTTCCAATCCGTATGTTGAGATGAAACGTCTACGGAACGGTGCAGAATGCAAACTTTGCACACTGCCATTCACCGTCTTCAAATGGAATTCAGATAAGTCGAATCTGAAAGGTACAGCAAATCTAAAGAAAACAGTCATTTGCTTGACCTGTGCAAGGGCAAAGAACTGCTGCCAATCCTGTATGCTGGATTTAACATTTGGGGTGGACTTGCAAACAAGAGACaaactgttgaaattaGCCAGATTGGATGATACATCTACAACTACCACCAGTAACATCAACAATGAGAGTGATATTGTCACAAATGCCAAAAATATCACTAGTAGACTCTACAATTCTAGACAACTCAATaataaattccaaaatgaGGAAATCAAACACTTGATTGATAATGGTAAACTAAAAGAAGATTTACAATCCAACTTGGAGAAAATCATCAAcgttgatgatgaaaagaagaaaatccTAACTTTGTTGAAAGGTTTACCATTAAATGGCAATTTAAAATATACCCCCAGTGATAAATCTATTAAAACATTGTTTATATTTGGGATACCCAAATCGTTGTCAGTTCCAGAGATAAAAGATTATTTCAGCAAATTTGGTGATGTTATAATACATTCCAGAAATTCTTTTGCGTTTGTTGAATTCACAAGCAGGGCAAATGCGGAAAAAGCAGCAACTTCAGTCTATAAGCAGCATTTGAACgtcaataataaaaattCTTATAACTCACCCTGTCTGTTGATTATTAATAGAAATCCCATCCGTGTGGCTTGGTCAACT
The window above is part of the Pichia kudriavzevii chromosome 1, complete sequence genome. Proteins encoded here:
- a CDS encoding uncharacterized protein (PKUD0A12820; similar to Saccharomyces cerevisiae YBR065C (ECM2); ancestral locus Anc_3.280), whose product is MNYNDDSTPAVCDSCLGSNPYVEMKRLRNGAECKLCTLPFTVFKWNSDKSNLKGTANLKKTVICLTCARAKNCCQSCMLDLTFGVDLQTRDKLLKLARLDDTSTTTTSNINNESDIVTNAKNITSRLYNSRQLNNKFQNEEIKHLIDNGKLKEDLQSNLEKIINVDDEKKKILTLLKGLPLNGNLKYTPSDKSIKTLFIFGIPKSLSVPEIKDYFSKFGDVIIHSRNSFAFVEFTSRANAEKAATSVYKQHLNVNNKNSYNSPCLLIINRNPIRVAWSTSYPLRNYLETELIQIGKIINKQMIKLSKMDKRNGSITKSKIAKK